One genomic segment of Corynebacterium durum includes these proteins:
- a CDS encoding response regulator transcription factor, with protein sequence MIRVLLADDEPLIRAGLATILQASGSITIVGEVSTGKQAVAEAQRLQPDVICMDIRMPDGDGLEATRLIQQLDPTPAVIVITTFDLDEYVFGALEAGACGILLKDSPMDALVEGVQRAALGEGLVDAALTRRVITEFTRRKMTITPDTSTLTPRELDCVVQLCRGLSNNDIASELYLEPSTVKTHLSSAMSKTGAENRVQLVIWAFKNNIVS encoded by the coding sequence ATGATCCGCGTACTCCTCGCCGATGACGAACCACTCATCCGTGCAGGACTAGCAACCATCCTCCAAGCCTCCGGCAGCATCACCATCGTCGGCGAAGTCAGCACAGGAAAACAAGCCGTCGCCGAAGCACAACGATTACAGCCCGACGTCATTTGCATGGATATCCGTATGCCCGACGGCGATGGACTCGAAGCAACCCGACTCATCCAACAACTCGATCCGACCCCAGCCGTCATTGTCATCACCACCTTCGACCTTGATGAATACGTCTTCGGCGCACTCGAAGCCGGAGCCTGCGGAATCCTCCTCAAAGACAGCCCCATGGACGCACTCGTTGAAGGCGTCCAACGCGCCGCACTCGGCGAAGGGCTTGTCGACGCCGCCCTCACCCGACGCGTCATCACAGAATTCACCCGCCGAAAAATGACCATCACACCAGACACCAGCACCCTCACCCCACGCGAACTCGACTGCGTCGTACAACTCTGCCGCGGACTCAGCAACAACGATATCGCCAGCGAACTCTACCTCGAACCCTCCACCGTCAAAACACACCTATCTTCAGCCATGTCCAAAACCGGCGCAGAAAACCGCGTGCAACTCGTCATCTGGGCGTTCAAAAATAACATAGTTAGCTGA
- a CDS encoding NAD(P)/FAD-dependent oxidoreductase produces the protein MSEKPFRPDGGRTHIVIIGSGFGGLFAAQKFNNTDVDVTIIDRTNHHLFQPLLYQVATGLLSTGEIAPSTRQIFKDQENVHVVKGEVTDINIEQQIVTTELGAIIRRYEYDYLIVAAGAGQSYFGNDHFAEFAPGMKTIDDALEIRARIIGAFERAELATDPEQRERLLTFVIVGAGPTGVELAGQVAEMAHRTLRDEYSNFDTNSAKVVLLDGAPQVLPPFGKRLGRNAQRQLEKLGVTVKLNAIVTDITKDSVTYKSTQDDTIETIPCFCKIWSAGVAASPLGKLIADQTGVEIDRAGRVMVNPDLSVGDHNNVFVIGDMMNYNNLPGVAQVAIQGGEYTAENIVAEVDGRDPNAREPFEYFDKGSMATVSRYSAVVKLGKVEFTGFIGWVAWLLVHMMFLVGFRNRATAAASWGLNVLSRNRWQLTTTRQQLHSRNALQKFEEVVGSSGDTPIELRDTRRFGGK, from the coding sequence ATGTCGGAGAAGCCCTTCCGTCCCGATGGCGGACGCACACACATCGTCATCATTGGCTCAGGATTTGGTGGCCTGTTCGCCGCACAAAAATTCAACAACACCGATGTTGATGTCACTATCATCGACCGCACCAACCACCATCTTTTCCAACCACTTCTCTACCAAGTAGCAACTGGACTGCTCTCCACTGGTGAAATCGCGCCATCCACACGACAAATTTTCAAAGACCAGGAAAACGTTCACGTGGTCAAAGGCGAAGTGACTGACATTAATATTGAGCAACAGATCGTGACCACCGAACTCGGCGCCATTATCCGCCGCTATGAGTACGACTACCTCATTGTCGCCGCAGGCGCCGGACAATCCTACTTCGGCAACGATCACTTCGCGGAATTCGCGCCAGGCATGAAAACCATTGACGACGCCCTAGAAATCCGCGCCCGCATCATCGGCGCTTTCGAGCGCGCAGAACTAGCCACCGACCCAGAGCAACGCGAACGCCTACTCACTTTTGTCATCGTCGGTGCCGGGCCAACTGGTGTGGAGCTCGCAGGACAGGTTGCCGAGATGGCACACCGTACGCTCCGCGATGAATACTCCAACTTCGACACCAACTCAGCGAAAGTCGTGCTTCTCGACGGCGCGCCCCAAGTACTTCCACCGTTCGGTAAACGTCTCGGGCGTAACGCACAGCGTCAGCTGGAAAAACTCGGTGTCACCGTCAAGCTGAATGCCATTGTCACTGACATCACCAAAGACTCGGTCACCTACAAGTCCACCCAGGACGATACGATAGAAACTATCCCCTGTTTTTGTAAAATCTGGTCCGCCGGCGTCGCCGCCTCCCCGCTGGGTAAACTCATTGCTGACCAAACCGGCGTAGAAATTGACCGCGCCGGACGCGTTATGGTTAACCCCGATCTTAGTGTTGGTGACCACAACAACGTCTTTGTCATCGGCGACATGATGAACTACAACAATCTCCCCGGCGTGGCGCAGGTAGCCATCCAGGGTGGCGAATACACTGCAGAAAACATCGTCGCAGAAGTCGACGGCCGAGACCCCAACGCCCGTGAGCCTTTTGAATACTTCGACAAAGGCTCCATGGCCACCGTGTCCCGCTATTCCGCAGTAGTGAAACTTGGAAAAGTGGAATTCACCGGCTTTATCGGTTGGGTGGCATGGTTGCTGGTACACATGATGTTCCTCGTTGGGTTCCGCAACCGTGCCACTGCGGCGGCATCCTGGGGACTCAATGTCTTATCCCGAAACCGCTGGCAGCTCACCACCACTCGCCAACAGCTTCATTCCCGGAACGCATTGCAAAAATTCGAGGAAGTGGTGGGTTCTTCAGGCGATACTCCTATTGAATTGCGCGATACTCGCCGCTTCGGGGGAAAATAG
- a CDS encoding ATP-binding protein produces the protein MNQTSPFTPTFGSSPSVPVGRTDIVESFTLALRSGPGSPSRALLLSGTRGVGKTVLLNEVEDAAREQGWAVITETALPGLVNRLVNEHLPALLQMVDPRSTVRRVTGVTGPAGLGGFTGTVHERHPIVPGLRTQLTQALNHLQEHHVGLLITVDEIGRGTTAELAELAAAVQHIFRENRDIALALAGLPDEVNALLKHRGITFIRRADHRELGAVTREEARRGLVEPVEENGWHWDETALNRALEATRGYPFMIQLIGHHSWLAAKNPTVIDDQAVEHGTQRALKDLNTLVLKPLVAELSGLDLAFVKAMAEDPGPSKVSDIAARIDRSADTVAQYRRRLIARHIVVPVSHGVVAFTIPGLREFLHIEEDHAPIPFW, from the coding sequence ATGAACCAGACGAGCCCGTTCACACCAACCTTCGGATCCTCACCCAGCGTCCCCGTCGGACGAACCGATATCGTCGAATCATTCACCCTCGCATTACGCAGCGGACCCGGCTCACCCAGCAGGGCACTACTCCTCTCAGGCACCAGAGGCGTCGGCAAAACAGTACTCCTCAACGAAGTCGAAGACGCCGCACGCGAACAAGGATGGGCCGTCATCACCGAAACAGCACTACCCGGGCTAGTCAACCGACTCGTCAACGAACACCTACCAGCACTCCTACAAATGGTCGACCCACGCTCCACCGTCCGACGAGTCACCGGAGTCACCGGCCCAGCCGGCCTCGGAGGATTCACCGGCACCGTCCACGAACGACACCCCATCGTCCCAGGACTACGCACACAACTCACCCAAGCCCTCAACCACCTACAAGAACACCACGTCGGACTACTCATCACCGTCGACGAAATAGGCCGAGGCACAACCGCCGAACTCGCAGAACTCGCCGCCGCAGTACAACACATCTTCCGAGAAAACCGCGACATCGCACTCGCCCTCGCCGGACTACCCGACGAAGTAAACGCTCTCCTCAAACACCGCGGAATCACCTTCATCCGCCGCGCTGACCACCGCGAACTAGGCGCAGTCACCAGAGAAGAAGCGCGCCGGGGCCTGGTGGAACCTGTAGAGGAAAACGGGTGGCACTGGGACGAAACCGCCTTGAATCGCGCACTAGAGGCAACTCGGGGATACCCGTTTATGATTCAGCTGATTGGTCACCATTCATGGTTGGCAGCGAAAAACCCCACGGTTATCGATGACCAGGCCGTCGAGCATGGAACCCAGCGAGCACTGAAAGACCTCAATACGTTGGTGCTTAAGCCTTTGGTGGCGGAACTGTCGGGCCTTGATTTGGCTTTTGTCAAGGCAATGGCGGAGGATCCCGGTCCCAGTAAAGTCAGTGACATCGCTGCCCGTATCGACCGATCGGCGGATACAGTTGCCCAGTATCGACGCCGCCTCATCGCTCGCCACATTGTTGTTCCGGTGTCCCATGGGGTCGTCGCCTTTACCATTCCAGGACTACGGGAATTCCTTCACATCGAAGAGGACCATGCCCCGATCCCATTCTGGTAG
- a CDS encoding sensor histidine kinase: protein MATDRFIAGIILIPGVIHIAALYAKAGDPPFNAPAALWVAIALGIIYTIESATVLRRRTQPVRMLWICIILELIRFIVLIVGGPQPASSGPSCIAVLAYAAIRYTLTPYKQLAAQSVVYTITSTIAYIYIPIAIEGIDAPLVPLVRILIGAFSSIAMFVIGIISGYIVLSDHRLAEAKRQTLLANERTRIARELHDTTAHHLSSIAIQTTAARAVLHANPHAAEQQLEGISTSISKALADVRATVNHLRTPTEAETNRTPQPTLATIPDLITECQQLGMNIHVTGPGLRDTLTTPEQQCAYRTIQEALTNARKHAPGAPVTIHMDNHGLAIQTHGHFQPSSTPGRGSIGMQERADNCGATLTNQPNTQGWEVTLTWT, encoded by the coding sequence ATGGCCACAGACAGGTTCATTGCGGGCATCATCCTTATCCCCGGGGTGATACACATCGCAGCGCTCTACGCAAAAGCAGGTGATCCACCCTTCAACGCACCCGCAGCACTATGGGTCGCAATCGCCCTCGGCATCATTTACACCATCGAATCAGCCACCGTACTCAGGCGCCGTACCCAACCGGTAAGAATGCTGTGGATCTGCATCATCCTAGAACTGATCAGGTTCATCGTTCTGATAGTGGGTGGCCCCCAGCCTGCAAGCAGCGGCCCCAGCTGCATAGCAGTGCTCGCCTACGCAGCCATACGCTACACACTCACCCCCTACAAACAACTTGCCGCCCAAAGCGTTGTATACACCATCACCAGCACGATCGCCTACATCTACATCCCCATCGCCATCGAAGGAATCGACGCACCACTCGTCCCACTCGTCCGCATCCTCATAGGCGCATTCAGTAGTATAGCCATGTTTGTCATCGGCATCATCTCCGGCTATATCGTCCTCAGCGACCACCGCCTTGCTGAGGCAAAACGCCAAACACTCCTCGCCAACGAACGCACCCGCATCGCCCGCGAACTCCACGACACCACCGCACACCACCTCAGCAGCATAGCCATCCAAACCACTGCTGCCCGCGCCGTCCTCCACGCCAACCCCCACGCCGCCGAACAACAACTCGAAGGCATCTCCACCAGCATCTCCAAAGCACTAGCCGATGTCCGCGCCACCGTCAACCACCTACGCACACCCACCGAAGCCGAAACCAACCGAACACCCCAACCCACCCTCGCCACCATCCCCGACCTCATCACCGAATGCCAACAACTAGGCATGAACATCCACGTCACCGGCCCCGGCCTCCGCGACACCCTCACCACCCCAGAACAACAATGCGCCTACCGCACCATCCAAGAAGCACTCACCAACGCACGCAAACACGCACCCGGCGCGCCCGTCACCATCCACATGGATAACCACGGACTCGCCATACAAACCCACGGACACTTCCAACCCAGCAGCACCCCCGGACGCGGCAGCATCGGCATGCAAGAACGCGCCGACAACTGCGGCGCAACACTCACAAACCAACCCAACACACAAGGATGGGAAGTCACACTCACATGGACATGA
- a CDS encoding RecB family exonuclease gives MTHPRPLALSPSRAGDYQQCPLLYRFRAIDRLPEPKTVAQVKGTLVHAVLEEMHKLPRQDRLYPAAVKRLKPNWTTMCQADPELTDLVSDADLYDFLVECRALLRGYFEMENPQGFDAHECEMYVDTVLPNGVPVRGFIDRVDIAPTGQVRVVDYKTGKKPKPQWSQQAQFQMRFYALVYWRLFDVVPTQLRLMYLKVIDSMFLTPSTEELEFFERDLGDLWAKIEGDGRAGTFRPKTSKLCGWCPHQALCPAFGGTPPDYPGWPGSTAD, from the coding sequence ATGACTCACCCCCGCCCACTCGCTTTGTCACCGTCGCGCGCTGGTGATTACCAGCAATGCCCCCTGTTGTACCGCTTCCGCGCTATTGACCGTCTCCCCGAACCCAAAACCGTGGCACAGGTTAAGGGAACCCTCGTACATGCGGTTTTGGAGGAAATGCATAAGCTTCCTCGCCAGGACCGCCTCTACCCTGCTGCCGTGAAGCGTCTGAAACCTAACTGGACAACGATGTGCCAGGCAGACCCAGAACTCACTGACCTGGTTTCCGACGCCGATCTCTACGACTTCCTCGTCGAGTGCCGCGCCCTTCTCCGGGGCTACTTCGAGATGGAAAACCCTCAAGGTTTCGATGCCCACGAATGCGAGATGTACGTCGATACCGTCCTGCCTAATGGCGTTCCCGTCCGCGGCTTCATTGACCGCGTGGACATCGCCCCCACCGGTCAGGTTCGCGTCGTCGACTACAAAACCGGAAAGAAGCCCAAACCTCAATGGAGTCAGCAGGCTCAGTTTCAGATGCGCTTTTACGCCCTAGTGTACTGGCGGCTTTTCGACGTCGTGCCCACCCAACTGCGTCTCATGTACCTCAAGGTCATCGACTCCATGTTCCTCACCCCCTCCACCGAGGAGCTGGAGTTTTTTGAACGCGACCTCGGCGACCTGTGGGCCAAAATTGAGGGCGATGGCCGCGCCGGAACATTCCGCCCCAAAACCTCCAAACTATGTGGGTGGTGCCCGCATCAGGCACTATGCCCAGCTTTTGGTGGTACTCCGCCAGACTATCCGGGATGGCCTGGGAGCACCGCCGACTAA